Part of the Solanum pennellii chromosome 10, SPENNV200 genome is shown below.
TGCTGACATTGGCTTCAATTAGGGAGTTGTGCTAAAGAAAGAATACGAGTTCGGAGCCTAATACCTAAAGAAAGACCCTAGTCAAATAGAATACCATTTCTGTTTATGATTACTTAATGTGAATACAAACAATTGAGTTTTCTAGAATAGTCAgaattctttttgtttcttcatttcatGAAATATATTCTGGTTCTGATCTCATGTACTTCCTAGGGCTTTCCCATGCTCTTTCTCAACTTCCTGTTTGATTCTTGGTATttgcatattttcaaaaaatcaacaCATACAATTTATGGGACAACAATACTTGTGCCTTCTTGGTTTTCCATTATGATTATTgtcattaatttgatatttcctttgaagccaatttattggcattaAGTCTAATAGACAAGGCTTTCTGGCTACTGGTTTCTGATTATGAGTAATTTTGCGATCATTGGAGTTCTTTTCTTAttggtaatattttttattttatttttatgaccGTCCTTTGCGTGTCCATTGAGTAAAAACTTTGCTCTTATGCAAACTATGTTCCTAATTTTATACTAGAAAATCTTGTTGAATCCTAGGATATACTTAAGGCCAGTCTTGTGACACGCCTCAAACTATGAGAAGTCACTATATAAGTGTTCATGATGCAGTATTTTTCATAGAATTTCCGACATTCTCGATCGACAATCAGTTGCCCAAACTAAACTTTTAGAGTTTTCTACGATTCTCCGATATTTTTTAGAGTGACGATACTCTTTTGCTCAAACAGTTCAAGAATGTCACGTTTTCCAATCGATGATCAGAGACTAATACAACAAATTCGCTACCCATTCTTTATGGCAACAAGGTCCCCAACTCCACTTTATGTCCAAATTCATATGATATTGTAAAAATGTTGGAGAGTTATCGAAAACTGAAGGATTTGAAGTAAAATCTTcgattcaattaaaaaatggatTTTTTAAAAGTAGAAATCGGTAATTGAAAAGGAGGATTTCACGTTGTTGGGAATTAATATGTTGGAAGTGCCACCTCCGAATAGGCGTATAGTGGGCTGATCCAAATctaatcttgaaaaaaaaaaagggagttTGGACCTAAATTCTTTTCCTTAACCACtctttgtgtagttgattaacAGCAGCCCAAAATCCCTTTCTCAGTTACCAATTTCTGCCTTCAAGAACACATTTTTCTTCACCGGAGCCGAGATTTTGCCCTCAACCCTTCGGTCTCCGGCGTTTCTCCGACGTTTCTACAGTATTAGCTAAAAAAATTTGCTCAAATACTACAAGAATGTCAAGTTTTCCAATTAATCGATACGATGAGCAGAGATTGATACAAGAAGTTCACTACCTCCATTCTTTATGGCATCAAGGTCCCCCCCAGCCCCACCCCCATCNNNNNNNNNNNNNNNNNNNNNNNNNNNNNNNNNNNNNNNNNNNNNNNNNNNNNNNNNNNNNNNNNNNNNNNNNNNNNNNNNNNNNNNNNNNNNNNNNNNNNNNNNNNNNNNNNNNNNNNNNNNNNNNNNNNNNNNNNNNNNNNNNNNNNNNNNNNNNNNNNNNNNNNNNNNNNNNNNNNNNNNNNNNNNNNNNNNNNNNNNNNNNNNNNNNNNNNNNNNNNNNNNNNNNNNNNNNNNNNNNNNNNNNNNNNNNNNNNNNNNNNNNNNNNNNNNNNNNNNNNNNNNNNNNNNNNNNNNNNNNNNNNNNNNNNNNNNNNNNNNNNNNNNNNNNNNNNNNNNNNNNNNNNNNNNNNNNNNNNNNNNNNNNNNNNNNNNNNNNNNNNNNNNNNNNNNNNNNNNNNNNNNNNNNNNNNNNNNNNNNNNNNNNNNNNNNNNNNNNNNNNNNNNNNNNNNNNNNNNNNNNNNNNNNNNNNNNNNNNNNNNNNNNNNNNNNNNNNNNNNNNNNNNNNNNNNNNNNNNNNNNNNNNNNNNNNNNNNNNNNNNCCCCCCCCATGTCCCCCCCAATCTCCACCCCCAAACCCCAGTGAGTCTACAACCCTCCGGTTCTACTCAgttcaagaaaagaaataagCAGAAATCCAAAAGGCTGAAGGAAGCTATAGTAGATTCTGGTGTTGAATGGGTGTGTCCATCTCCTGCTGAATCGTATCCGGCAACTGAATCCGGCTGGCCCAGTTTCACTGCACAACCAAAATCGCAACCCCATTTGCCCACTGCTGAAGAATTGGCTAGTGCTGCTGGGAACCGGGCTCAGCAACAGGCATTGAAGGCGGTATCGGAGTATTTGAAGTACtcaattgatgatgatgatgaggatatGTATGAGGATGAAGATGAGGATGATATGGAAGtggaaaaggggaagaaaaatttgaactttttcgCGAAGTTGTTTGAGGAGAATGATGGATTGAGAGAGTATTATGAGAAGAATAGTGAAAATGGTGGGGGATTTATTTGTCTTGTGTGTAGTGGGGTTGGTAAGAAAGGGTGGAGGAAGAGGTTTAAGGACTGTGTGGGTCTTGTTCAGCATTCGATTACTATATCGAACAAGAGGCAGACACATAGGGCTTATGGTCAGGTCATCTGTCGAATTCTTGGATGGGATATTAATAGGCTTCCATCCATTGTTTTGTCCGCTGGTGGTAAGCCTAGTGAATCTTGTGATAAACCGGTGGAGGCTCAGGTAATTTACTGTTATTCAATTGGATTTATCAAGGCATTGTCGttgttgttaattttgtgttatttattAAAGAGATTAGTGTGAAATGTGTCCCGAAAGAGTGGAACAGACGGAGAATTCATATTGGCAACCTAGTTAGTTTGAACTGATTGATTGCTCGTTATGTCCGTCGAGTATAttgaaaatttcatgaaaaatacttTATCATGAACACTCATATAGGGAATTCTCGTAGCTTGAGGCACACTTATATAGGGAATTCTCATAGCTTGAGGCGTGTGAAAAGACTGTCCTTAAGGATACTGAGGATTTAACAAGCTCTAAATTAGAAGCACAAAAACTGGCAAAGATTCAATTTGTGAAAAACTCAACGCAATCTACTACTAGAAGAAGAATTTATCTTTTAACTATTACCAATAAGGGTTACCTCTCATGTGCGGTTTACGGGCTATTGCATAGGAGTAGAGTTGTTACCCAATGGGCACCGAAAGGGTAGCGACGGTGGTTTTCTCtgtcataaaaataaaataaaaattattaccaATAAGAAAAGGACTCCAATGGTCACAAAATTACTCATAATCAGGAAGAGCATTTCATTGGTGGTTCTTTTTGGCAGAGGGGAGAGTTGGGAAGGGAAGCGAGAACAAGGAAACAGAATTGTGATACATTTTTTTCGTTGTCCCCTTTTACATTAAAAAGTATAAGTGTATATCAGTGTGGTCAAGTTTCAGTTGTTAAACCATGAAGGCATAAGCTCAACCATTCTAGTTTGCATTGATTTTGCAAGCAAAGCAAAATACTGGTTGTACAAGTATTGTTGTCCCATAAATtgtaacttttttaaatatgCAAATACCAAGAATCGAACAGGAAATTGAGAGAGAATAAGGGAAAGCTCTAGGAAGTACATGAGATAAAACcacaatatatttcataaaatgaaGAGACTAAAAGAATAGTCTGTCTATTCTAGAAAAGTCTAACTGTTTGTATTCACACACAGTAATCATAAACAGAAATAGTATTGTATTTGACTGGGGTCTCTCTTTAGCTATTAGGCTCCAAACTTCAGACTTCAAGTTTGGTCAATTTGAATGACAAATTCAATAAAACATTGCAGGGGAATAAGAATGCTGGTGGTAAAGATGATACGAGTGGTCTAAGCAATACAACAGATGCTGTAAATATTGGCAGTGATGAATTATCTCAACAAAAACAGTCTTTTAGTAATGAAAACCAACAAGAAAATGGTGGTGGCTCCACAACATTAGAGGTTAGTTTTATGCAGTTTCTATATTCTTGATCTTATAAAGTATTGGATAAGATTGTGAGTGGTAGCTTGTATTCTTTCTTTAGAACAACTCCCTAATTGAAGCCAATATAAGCAAAATGATTCCTGAAACAATAAAAGAGAACACAGAGGGTGTATCCAATTGTACGGTAAGACTTTTGTTGTTGAAAAGTTGTTTGATGAAAACCTACTTCTGGGTTACTTAACCTTATTTAGTTTGTGTTTCTGAGATCAAGCTTTCTCGAAGAGCCACTGCTACC
Proteins encoded:
- the LOC107032071 gene encoding uncharacterized protein LOC107032071, with amino-acid sequence MSSFPINRYDEQRLIQEVHYLHSLWHQGPPHVPPNLHPQTPVSLQPSGSTQFKKRNKQKSKRLKEAIVDSGVEWVCPSPAESYPATESGWPSFTAQPKSQPHLPTAEELASAAGNRAQQQALKAVSEYLKYSIDDDDEDMYEDEDEDDMEVEKGKKNLNFFAKLFEENDGLREYYEKNSENGGGFICLVCSGVGKKGWRKRFKDCVGLVQHSITISNKRQTHRAYGQVICRILGWDINRLPSIVLSAGGKPSESCDKPVEAQGNKNAGGKDDTSGLSNTTDAVNIGSDELSQQKQSFSNENQQENGGGSTTLENNSLIEANISKMIPETIKENTEGVSNCTGNEGDGGKNSLSGQSNTRDTVNIGSSELSQQNRSFQQNRSSGDENQPENGGFSTTLESTSETNANEDVSNDIPETAKENADGASICLEPLPDDIIVANEENNDVSKEITIVSEES